Proteins from one Telopea speciosissima isolate NSW1024214 ecotype Mountain lineage chromosome 1, Tspe_v1, whole genome shotgun sequence genomic window:
- the LOC122672303 gene encoding pentatricopeptide repeat-containing protein At5g48910-like, translating into DFNISVTRTKHFSLPTRREPQEEEEEEDEELEEAEENLVSLVQKCPNMRVLRQIHAHVLTYALPFSSLSFLLSKIVGFCALSPLGDIDHARRVFHRIRNPNIFCWNSMIRGSSLVETPSKEPFFFYRKLVKRCYPNPNSFTLAFVLKACAIVSALNEGLQIHSHALRTGLSSSQFVQTALVNLYSKCEEIGSARRVFDEIPEKNLIAWSTMISGYARTGLVNEALSLFRGMQKVEINPDEVTLVSVVSACATAGALDLGEWVHAFIDKHFINVDLELGTALVNMYAKCGCIERARKLFDEMPIKDTKAWSSMIVGLAIHGLADDALDIFSRMEEAKVKPNHVTFIGVLSACAHSGLVTEGQRYWSTMLETGIEPSMEHYGCMVDLLCRAGLIEDAYTFVQTMPIQPNAVIWRTLIVGCKKTGILDRGEIIAEKLLELEPLNGENYILISNMLASRSQWEKVSHMRKKMKEIGVKPITGCSSIEVDGFVHEFVIGDGSHPEINEINNILRDISDRVRHAGHQAWTSAVLHDVDEDEKESALFEHSERLAIAFGLLKTKAPAAIRVVKNLRVCDDCHEVTKIISKLYKREIIVRDRVRFHRFIDGTCSCRDYW; encoded by the exons GATTTCAACATCAGCGTAACGAGAACCAAACACTTCTCTCTCCCCACCAGAAGAGAGCcacaggaggaagaagaagaagaagacgaagagctggaagaagcagaagaaaactTGGTTTCTCTGGTTCAAAAATGTCCCAACATGAGAGTTCTACGCCAGATCCACGCTCATGTGCTTACTTATGCCCTCCCCTTCTCCTCCCTGTCTTTCCTACTTAGCAAAATCGTCGGCTTTTGTGCACTCTCGCCTCTTGGGGATATCGATCATGCCCGGCGCGTATTCCATCGGATTCGGAACCCAAACATATTCTGCTGGAACTCTATGATTAGGGGTTCTTCCCTAGTCGAAACCCCATCTAAAGAACCTTTCTTTTTCTACCGAAAATTGGTTAAGAGGTGTTATCCGAACCCCAACAGTTTCACTCTAGCTTTTGTTCTAAAGGCCTGTGCAATCGTCTCTGCTCTCAATGAAGGTCTTCAGATCCATTCACATGCCCTGAGGACGGGGCTCTCCTCAAGCCAGTTCGTGCAGACCGCACTGGTTAATTTGTATTCGAAATGCGAGGAGATTGGTTCTGCTAGACGCGTCTTTGATGAGATTCCAGAGAAAAATTTGATCGCTTGGAGCACAATGATTAGTGGTTACGCTAGAACTGGGTTGGTTAATGAGGCCTTGAGCTTGTTTAGGGGAATGCAGAAGGTCGAGATTAATCCGGATGAGGTTACGCTGGTTAGTGTCGTTTCAGCCTGCGCCACAGCTGGGGCGCTGGACCTGGGCGAATGGGTTCATGCGTTTATCGATAAACACTTCATCAATGTTGATCTCGAGCTCGGTACTGCACTTGTCAATATGTATGCTAAATGCGGATGTATTGAAAGAGCACGCAAACTGTTTGATGAGATGCCTATTAAGGATACGAAAGCTTGGAGCTCCATGATCGTTGGGTTGGCCATCCACGGGCTTGCTGACGATGCACTCGACATCTTCTCTAGGATGGAAGAAGCCAAG GTGAAACCTAATCATGTAACCTTCATTGGAGTGCTGTCCGCTTGTGCCCATAGTGGGCTGGTAACAGAGGGCCAAAGATATTGGTCGACCATGCTTGAGACTGGAATTGAACCTTCAATGGAGCACTATGGTTGCATGGTCGACCTACTTTGCCGAGCTGGTCTCATTGAAGATGCTTACACGTTTGTTCAGACTATGCCTATCCAACCTAATGCAGTAATATGGAGGACTTTAATTGTGGGTTGCAAGAAGACTGGAATATTGGATAGAGGGGAGATTATTGCTGAGAAGCTTCTAGAACTGGAGCCACTCAATGGGGAGAATTATATTCTAATTTCCAACATGTTGGCATCAAGGTCACAGTGGGAAAAGGTGAGCCacatgaggaagaagatgaaagagatTGGTGTGAAGCCAATCACAGGTTGCAGCTCAATTGAGGTTGATGGTTTTGTACATGAGTTTGTCATTGGTGATGGGTCTCACCCTGAGATCAATGAGATAAACAACATATTGAGGGATATATCTGATCGGGTCCGTCATGCTGGACACCAGGCATGGACCTCAGCTGTTCTTCATGATGTAGATGAGGATGAGAAGGAGAGTGCTCTTTTTGAGCACAGTGAAAGGCTTGCAATTGCTTTTGGACTTTTGAAAACCAAGGCACCAGCAGCAATTCGGGTAGTAAAGAACCTCAGGGTTTGTGATGATTGCCATGAGGTGACCAAAATTATCAGCAAACTCTACAAGCGCGAGATCATTGTCAGAGACCGAGTCCGGTTCCACAGATTCATTGATGGAACTTGCTCCTGCAGGGATTACTGGTGA